Part of the Nicotiana tabacum cultivar K326 chromosome 20, ASM71507v2, whole genome shotgun sequence genome, TTAGTCAGATTAATACTCTCAAATACAATAGTTTTTTCAATGGATATATCAGAAGTAAAAGGACCGAAAtgttaggtgtttgccataattttcttaccatatttggttttcctatttgttgaaggatagagcaatataattaccttaattgggttttcctttttgtagaaggaaattataattctcctatacttggctagtctttttcttgtaggaaaaggtttggacttctataaattgaggattcgtccttctcattcagcagcatccacaatgtagccataggggCTTGAGAGTAGTGTTTAATGGGGAAACTTtatgggacaagtgttagtgtgtcacttgtgtttgcctcttcgtgaggttgttctctcgatattttgtactctttttttatatagtggattgctcatctccgcggtggacgtaggtcagttgaccgaaccacgttaaatgtttgtgtctcttttggtatatttctcctttgttgtatgatttatcgtcgCTCAAGGTTTGGtttgctagcttccgcatgacacctgcttttttcggtcctaacaagtggtatcaaaGCGAGGTTCAAGACATGTTCATCTTGGCGGGTTCAGTTCTAGCCGCAACATATTTGACGATAATCGTGAtttttgtctgagaaatttgaccggcGTGCTGTACATGTTAATacaaactttgtggtggagatttgAACATGCGACCTGTTGAAggctatgtgaagaaggtggatcaagtttattttgtcagaaaattccggccaagggggagaattgttaggtatttgccataattttcttaccatatttgattttcctatttgttgaaggaaagtgcaatataattaccttaattgggttttcctttttgtagaaggaaattataattctcctatacttggctagtcctttttcttgtgggaaaaggtttggagttctataaattgaagatctgTCATTCttattcagtagcatccacaatataGCCATAGGGGCTTGAGAGTAGTATTTAGGAGGAGAACTTTACgagacaagtgttagtgtgtcacttgtgtttgcctctttgtgaggttgttcacttgatattttgtactctctttttatatagtggattgctcatctccgcagtggacgtaggtcagttgatcgaaccacgttaaatgtttgtgtctcttttggtatagtTCTCCTTTATTGTATGATTTATCGTCGCTCAAGGTTTACtttgctagcttccgcatgacacctgccTTTTTCAGTCCTAACACGGAGGAGTACTTTTTATCCGCTTTTCTATAACGTCTACTTTGATTTTGAAAACTCGCTCAACCCTCAAATTTGCACTTATAACAACAATAACATTATATGGTGTATTTCAACAGTGTGGCCTCTtggaagggtagtgtgtatgtaGACTTTAACCCTTCCTCGTGGAGGTAAAGATGCTATTTCTGGAAGCCCCTCGACAAGAAAAGCATATTATCAACAtgttagaaaagaaaaacataagtgAAAAAGCCATGTTGAGACTACTGAAAACAAGAACAgtaacaatagcaacaacaaaaataaagcaACAGGCCAACCAAGCAATGGTAACAATAGGTATTAATAGATGCCCCATGATACAATACTACGAAAATAAACTAATGTTGCAGAGATGATGTGCCACACTCGGtaacctactaaccttctacctgaATCCTCGGCCTCCAGATCATTCTATCTAAGGTCATGCCCTCGGTAAGCTGAAAATACACCATATCCTGTCTAATCACAAGGAAACTTCTTCGGCCTTCCCTCATCTCTCCTTAGACCCACAATTTCCAGCTTCTCACAGCTGCTCACTAGTGCATTTGCTCTTCACATGCATGAATCATCTTAAGCTTGCTTCCCTCATCTTATCAAATATGGGAGCCACCTCCGGTTTATCTCGAATAACTTTATTCCTAATCATATCCTTCTTATATGCCCACACTTCTATCTCTGCATCCTCATATCTGCAATTTGCATATTCTAAGAGTGAAGGTTCTTAACTGACCAACATTTCGCCCCGTACAACATGGCAGGTCTAACAACcactttataaaacttacctttaagtcttagtggcacattcttatcacacagaATGCCGATGTGAGCCTCTATTTCATCCACACCATTCCAATACGGGGTTAGACATCATCATAATCTTTTAATTTCCTTGGATTATGAACCCGATATGTTTAAAACGACATTTCGAATATCAATCTTCACTTCCACATGCATGTGCCTCATGAGTTACgacactgaacttgcactccatgtATTCCATCTTAGTGATGCCCAGCTCAAACTCTTTAGACTCTAGTGTTTGTCTCTAATCAGAAACGGATCCGGGATTTAATGCTTATGGGTTCCTGCAATGACTTCGAGTAAATTTTCAATAGTAACTGGGTTTCACATttacatttatagatatttaatgaatttttagaaTACATTTACACTATTTGGACAAAAGCTACTGGATTTATAGAAACCCGTAGATGACAGGCAAGATACGCCCTTGCACTAACCTCCAACCTCGCGTCAACCCCATTGTGTGTATCGTCAATCAATACTatatcatcagcaaatagcatacaCTATGGCACCTGCCCTTGGAGATGTCGTATCAATACTCCTATCACTAAAGCAAATAAAAATGGGATAAGGGATGATCCTTGATGCAACCCATAAGGATTGGATGTGCTCTGAATCTCCACCCACTATTCTAACTCGGGTCTTGGCTCCATTTATATGTTCTTAATTGCATATATGCCACATATATACCTCTAGCCTCTAAGAATTTCCATCAAACCTCCCTAGGGACTTTGTCATATGCTTTTTCAAGATCAATAAATACTATGTATAAGTCCCTCTTCCTCTCCCTGTACTGCTCCACCAATCCTCAAATTTGCACTTATCTAGTCAAATTCTCAATTCACTAACTAATTATAAGTATTTATTGTGGTATATCCCAAACTAAGGCCCTATTTGGCCATGagttttgtcaaaataaatttgggatttattttcaaaactcatGTATGGCCATAAATTTTGCTcacattttggcaaaatcccaaatctcataccccaaatcccaaaatcacctcaattgctgattttgggccaaaatcccaaaacttgggaattatatacatgttttcccaaaaataaaattggaaaatatgttttgaaaatgtATGTCTAAACACATTTTCattttcaaaccaaacttcacccaaatcagatttttcaaaataaatttggaatctatggccaaacgctagctaaaatTCATACTctctctgttccagtttatgtgaacctattttctttttggtctgttccaaaaagaatgaactctttctaaatttgataataatttagtttaatttacaactctacccttaatgagaagggtgtataaccacacaaatattctgggcctatttggacttgtttaggaccacaaattccaaaagtcttcatttttttcttaaactccgtgcacagtcaaacaggttcacataaattagaacggagggagtaatattcAATTTCGAATCCGCCTCAAATTGTATTTATGGAGTGGGGAAGGACAAAATAAATCAGAATTAGGGTTAGAAGAAATGGCATAGTCAAATTGGGAAAGTGCTGCTGACATGGACAAAAAGGAAAGTGAAAAAATAGTACAAAAAGCACtcgcctttttttctttttctttaagaCAACTTTATTGTTTTGGTTGGTTACGGAATCAAAAAAACAGCAAACAAACCACACACACTTGAAAGAACTAAACCGTTCTCCCCCTCAAACAAAGCAAATTAAGATTTCCTCATTGCCACATACAAACTTGTGGCTCTAAATCCTTTCCCTTTATTGACGTGTCACCCCCATCCCCCAACTCTAAAACcccttcttcttctcttcttcctctGTATGTAGTCCAAAGTCCAAACTATAAGACACCAACCATCAAAGAAACAAAACAAGAAGATAAATATTTGTTCCCATCTTTCAACCTTCAAATTATTATTAGAACAAACCAtagtacaaaaaaaaaaaaccaagaacAAGAAACAGAACAGAGAAGAATTCTAAGTAATTGGAATGTCAGAAGTTCGAGACCCTGAGATTAAGCTGTTTGGTCAAACGATTGGTTTGACACAGGAAAGAGGTCTATGGAATCGAAAAAGCTCGTCGTATTCAACTTCAACTGCTTCAAATGAAGATAAGGTAAAAAGATTTTGAGTTTTTCTCTCTGTCACAAAGTCTATATTTGAGTCTGCTTTGACCATATTGTTTACAAATATATGATGATTTAATGAAAAATGCAATTTGGATGACTTTCTTTTTTGGTATTTggtgatttttgtttttatgaaaaattcaGTCTCTCTTGATAGCATCTTCCGTTGTGCAGAGGTCTACCAGAAACAGTATTCTAGGCCTGCGTATagagtgagattttactggggtTGTTATTGTTATAGTCAATCTTTCTTGATATCATAGACTAAAATGGAAATGTAAAACTAGCTTTGTCATCATTTTGTCTGTAGGAATTTAGGAAATTTATGTTTTGGGAGCTAGTTTGGTACCATTTGGGAGTCAGACTGAGGTTTTGAGCTTCAGGAAAACCATTTTATATAGCCGACCGCAACTTGTTTATGATCAAGACGTAGTTGTTGTGGTATATTTTCCCCTGCTAGGGTAATCCAGCCAATTTTGTTTAATTGCCTCTAGATTGCTTCTGCAAAATTTATActatttcacttttagatcttttttaccaaaagggaaaaataaaatgaagGTTAGAAGAAAGAAATTTCTACAGTAACATATTGAGAGTTTTAATGGCCTGTTATTGGATTTTGATTAATTCCAATACATCTATATCATGACAAATCCTTATTACTTAtgctaagaatataatttatcATCTTATCGGTGACGAATAGTTTTGATTTCTTGTGAGAGCTCAAATTAACCTCTTTTTTTTCATCTGACCAGATCACTTCAAAAGGAGAATTTACACAAAGCAAACAAGATAATGAACTTGTCGATCCAACTGCAGACTCGTTGGTTGAACCAGAAACATCATCCGGTATAAGTGATGAACTTAAGATAAATGATGCGGATAAAGAAACACTATCGCCAAAATCTGCCGAGGAGGAAGATTCGAGTGATCAGGAAAAGACACTCAAGAAGCCTGACAAATTAGTTCCATGTCCGCGATGTAATAGCATGGAAACAAAGTTCTGTTATTATAACAATTACAACGTAAACCAGCCTCGTTATTTTTGCAAGAATTGCCAGAGATATTGGACTGCTGGTGGAACAATGAGGAATGTGCCTGTTGGTTCTGGCCGCCGCAAGAACAAAAGTTCTTCCACTTCAAATTATGGAATGCATCTTCCTGCTTTAAGGGCGAACGGGACTGTCCTAACATTTGGATCAGATGAACCCCTTTGTGATTCCATGGCTGGGAATGATCAATCAAATGGAGTTTGTAGTACATCCTCAGTTTTAACTGAGAAAGAAAACAATTCTAGTACACATGATTTGAAAATTTTTCAGGCATTTCATCCTCAAGTACCGTACTTTCAAGGCGCTCCGTGGCCTTATTCTGGCTTTCCAGGATCATTCTATCCAGCACAACCTTACTGGGGCTGCACTTTAGCAAGTCCTTGGAACGTACCGTGGCTATCTTCTGATCAATCGGTCCATAACACCGGTCCTAGTTCACCGACATTAGGAAAACATTCCCGGGAAAATGAAGGAGAGAGATGTGTACTGATTCCTAAGACATTAAGGATTGATGATCCAAATGAAGCGGCGAAAAGCTCTATATGGTCAACACTAGGTATCAAGAATGAGAAGATTGATTCGGTTCGTGGGGCTAGGCTCTTCAAAGCCTTTAATACAAAAGCTGATCATAGAAACCGTGAATCTGATGCTTCTTTCGTACTGCAAGCTAATCCAGCAGCCTTGTCTAGATCGCTTAATTTCCGCGAGAGCACACAATGAGACTCAATTTCGCGTTAACTCGTTCCTAAGGAAGCAGAAGCAGTATCACTGATGTTAGTGCAGCAGCTAATTTTTGGTAGCAACATAAGTTCGTTGTTCAAAATATAAGCATTTATAGTTTTGCAGTATGTGTACTTTGTACATAAACCTGTAGAGTTTTAATAGTAGATAGAGAAAATAAGATGAGCTGAAGAATCTGCAATGATACATCTGGAATATTCTTTGCTTTGAGATGTTATATATGAAGTTTTTACTGACTTGTGATATTGATAGTTTTATTGTGGTTTTTGCATTGCTTTTGTGATAGGTTTATCCTAATATCATGGACTTTGTAGTTCATGTGAAGATTAACTTTTTTGGCTAAGGAAATAAACTATTTATGAACCTATTACATTACAGACTCCTAATATTATGGTCAGTTTCAGTACTTAAAACTGCAGTAAAGAGCATTAAAGGTGCCTCAGAAAGGAAAAAATTTCAGTCTTTGACATCCCATTATACAAATTTCACTGGAGTTTCCTAGGTTAATAACAGATTGCCATTCTCAATAAAAGATTTCCACAAAAATTACAAATTACAAGACTTCCCTTGCATACCATGACAAGCTGAAATCGGAGAACTTATTCGTACTTGGTGTTTATATCAAACTAATACAAAACTTGTATTTTTCATACGGACATTTTATTTAACCATAGCTAAGTGATATATGTATTCTAGAGGTCATGGGTTAAAGTCGTAGAATCAGTCActgatgcttgcatcagggtagactgcctacatcacaccccttggaaTGCAGCCCTTCCTCGGACTAGGGGCGTACGCAAAAAATATTATAAGCGGTGTCGAAATTTATAGAAGAGCGAGAATAATAACGTTAATTATCATACTTCTAGACAAGAAATAGTCTTAATCTATTGGTTTTGTTGAATCTTAAGTAGGAAAAGTCCTCAATTCAATTTTActtcatcacaatttttaaccACATAGGCTCTCtcaaatatttacaaaaaaaaatatgtgcTAGTTGAGGTTCGAAACTTTGACTCTTAGAGAAAAATCAAACACATAACCAACACACCAAGAGACAATTTATGTCAGATGGTGTCATTTTTCCTACTTATCCGCTTCCTCACAGTATTAATAcatataattaataaaaaaaaatctacgAAGCGGTGTTGCATGATACCGCTTCGTTGTGTGTGAATTCGCCCCTGCCTCGGACTCTATGTAAACGCAAAATGCTTTGTGCATCGGACTGAAATAAGTATTTATTGGCTGCTGTTGACACAAGTGTACAAGACTCACAAAAACAAAATCCGTTCCCAAAGTCATCACTACCAAGTATTTGAACTTCAGCCACAAATTAAGATATTTTGTTAGGATAACATTATGTTAGGTAGAGTATGAGGGGGAAAAAGAGAAAATTGACTATAAATTGGAGATTATTATTATAGAAAGAATAACATAGGACATGGTAGGTCCCTCATATTTTGGTGCAGATAGACTAGAATTTTTCTGGAAGAAAAGAGCCAAGGTACCTTTCTCTTTCAAAGGAAAAAGGATCTATCCTTAATTCCCTACAGATGCCAAAAAGGTGGAAATTTGAGGataaagttttctttttcttcttcctttttggtGCCTTTTCCAATATTCTTTTTCAGTTTCTTGGTATCAACCAAAGAGAGACAGACATATATGTGGTATCCATCAGCTGATAATGTGGTAGATATATGTCACAATAACAATAAAGTTTATACATTATGGTGGTTTACTTGTGGTATTGAAGCAATTAAtctcacataaaataatataataattgatttgatgcataataaaaatataattaccGCATAACTAATACAAGATTTGGTTGGTATGTTTAATAATAGTCAGATTAAGAAATgcaataatttatgtattattttattgaaGATAGAATGTGAAATAAGAATACGCATATCAACAATAAAGGAATTAAATATCAaaagataaaaattattaaaaaatatagctGGAAGTAACAACATAAAACAAGAAGACATGAGAAGAAGAGATAACTTTCTTATTTCATCGAGTATTCAAGTGTGTTCCATCTCATATTTCATgcctctatttatactattaCATCTGAAGGTTATAAAATGATTGTCTTAAACATGACATTAACAATTGAGATCATAGGGGAAGATCATGGGGAGGGGTTATGGAGGTGTGAGAGTTACAATCATAATGGTAATGAGTAGTGAGAGGCTATTTACATCATGGGTGAAAGTAGTGGGAGTAGTGGTTATCTACATTTACTAAAGAtattataacactcccccttggatgtccaaaaaatagataatatgcctcgttaaaaccttactaagaaAAAATCATGCgggaaaaaatcttagtgaaAGAAAATGAGTACATATATATGTAATACACTTTatttgctgcctcgttaaaaaccttaccagtaAAACACAATGGGACAAAACCTaggctaagggaaaaagagtacaacgcgtatctTACTCCCCCTCATGAAAATATCACTTTATTTCTCGAAAACGTCGCATTCCAATCTTCTATCTCAACTTCTCAAATGTTGAGGTTGGTAAAGCCTTAGTGAACAAGTCAGCCAAATTTTCACATGAACGAATCTGTTGAACATTAATTTCACCATTTTGTTGAAGATCATGCGTGAAAAAGAACTTTGGTAAAATATGCTTTGTTCTGTCTCTTTTGATGTATCCTCCTTTCAGTTGAGCAATACAAGCAGCATTGTCTTCCTATAGTGttgttggattattttttttcatAAGAAAACCACATATTTCCTGAATATgctgaatcattgatctcaaccaaACACATTCCCGACTAGCTtcatgaatggctattatctcagcatgatttgaagatgtGACAGCTATTGTTTGTTTCATTGAACGCCATGATATagtagtacctccatatgtaaacaaatagcctgtttgagatcgggctttatggggatcagacaAATAACCTACATCGACATAGCCAATCATTTTTTTACTTGAATTCATTAGAATAAACCAATCTCATATCTATGGTTCCCCGAAGATATCTAAATATATGCATAACACCATTCCAATATCTTCTTGTTGGGGAGGAGATGAATCTTGCTAATAAGCTTACTACAAAAGCAATATCTGGTCGAGTATTgttggcaagatacattagtgccccaattgcactaagatatggagtttcatcaccaacgagctcttcatcattttcttgaggccgaaatggatctttatttatatcaagaGATCTCACAACCATTGGGGTATTTAATGAATGTGCATTATCCATGTAAAATCGCTTTAAAACCTTTACATGCTCAATTTGTaggccaagacaaaattttgtcttaccaagatcttagtgcaattggggaaCTAAAAAAAAAGATACGCGctatactctttttcccttagcctaggttttgtcccactaggttttactggtaaggtttttaacgaggcagcaaatAAAGCGTATTacagatatgtgtactctttttccttcactaagattttttcccacggggttttttcttagtaaggttttaacgaggcatattatttattttttggacatccaagagggagtgttataaaatctttcatttcaaattctttcttcaaacattcTACAGCTTTTGGATGCTCTTTAGAAGTGCCAATGATATTcaagtcatcaacatacacaGCTTTGATGACAAATTCTGATCCACACCTCTTAATAAAGACACAAGGGCAAATATGGTCATTTTTGTACCCTTCCTTTAGCAAATACTCGCTAAGGCTTCTGTAGCACATCCTCCCTGATtgcttcaatccgtataaggatttctgaagctttattgaataAATTTCTCTTGAACTTTTATTTGCTTCAGGAACTTTAAATCCCtcagggattttcataaaaatttcattGTCCAGTGAGCCATATAAGCAGGTTGTGACAACATCCATCAACCGCATATGAAGTTTTTCATGGACTGCCAGATTTTTTAAATACCTGAAGGTAATTGCATCTaccacaggagaatatgtctctatataatcaatgccaggccTTTGCGAAaatccttgtgccacaagtcgt contains:
- the LOC107832809 gene encoding cyclic dof factor 1; this encodes MSEVRDPEIKLFGQTIGLTQERGLWNRKSSSYSTSTASNEDKITSKGEFTQSKQDNELVDPTADSLVEPETSSGISDELKINDADKETLSPKSAEEEDSSDQEKTLKKPDKLVPCPRCNSMETKFCYYNNYNVNQPRYFCKNCQRYWTAGGTMRNVPVGSGRRKNKSSSTSNYGMHLPALRANGTVLTFGSDEPLCDSMAGNDQSNGVCSTSSVLTEKENNSSTHDLKIFQAFHPQVPYFQGAPWPYSGFPGSFYPAQPYWGCTLASPWNVPWLSSDQSVHNTGPSSPTLGKHSRENEGERCVLIPKTLRIDDPNEAAKSSIWSTLGIKNEKIDSVRGARLFKAFNTKADHRNRESDASFVLQANPAALSRSLNFRESTQ